The DNA sequence AACTCCCATGTCGGGCTTTATACCTTGCCTTGAGCCTTTATTCAGAGAAATGTAGTTGAATTGCTTGTTTACCGAGTTGCTTATTACTTTTGCTGATGTAAAATAGTAGGCAGGTGCATCCACCGTATCAGGTCGGTTAATCGGATATTTTTCCTGATTCCTGATCCTAAACTCAAGTTGTTTGTGCAAGGAGGCATTTTCTGCAGCCAATCGGGCATTGGTCCGGCTCAGGCTGAAATAGTCGTCAAAATGACTGAACCGCTCATAAAGAGTTCCAACAATATCGTTACTGGAATTAACAAATGCTACCCGTTGGTAATTGTTGAGACTGACTATTAAGGAAAACGAAATTGCCTCAAGAACCAGAAACATCATTACAAAATAATTTCGTAGTAAGAAACGAAATAAACTTCTCATTTTAATTTGGAAGGTTTACCCCTTCCTTTTCAGTTTTATCTGATCAGGAAAGAGAATTTATTTACATTCTTAAGTGCGATACCGGTACCACGAGCAACTGCACGCAACGGATCTTCGGCAACATGAAACTGGATGTTGATTTTATCGGTAAATCGTTTGGCCAATCCACGCAATAAAGCTCCACCACCTGCCAGCCAAATTCCACGGGCAACAATGTCGGAATAAAGTTCCGGAGGCGTTTGTTCGAGCGCGCTCAAAATGGCTGTCTCAATTTTATTGATCGATTTTTCAAGACAGTGAGAAATTTCCTGGTATGAAACAGGCACTTCAATTGGAAGGGCTGTCATTTGGTTTGGACCTTGAATTACATAGTCAGCTGGTGGATTGTCGAGTTGCGACAAAGCCGATCCAACATTGATCTTAATTTCTTCTGCAGTGCGCTCACCGATTTTGATGTTGTGTTGATGACGCATGTATTCCATGATGTCAGCAGTCAAATCGTCGCCAGCAATACGGATTGATTTATTCGTAACCAAACCACCCAGTGAAATTACAGCAATTTCGGTAGTACCACCACCGATGTCAACGACCATGTTTCCTTCAGGAGCTTCAACATCTAGCCCGATACCGATAGCGGCAGCCATTGGTTCATAAATCATATAAACATCGCGTCCCCCGGCATGTTCCGAAGAGTCACGAACAGCACGGATCTCAACTTCGGTTGATCCGGAAGGGATGCAAACCACCATCCGAAGCGAAGGTGCAAAAAAGCGTGACTTCGGATTCATCATCTTGATCATTCCCCTGATCATTTGCTCTGCAGCGTTAAAGTCGGCAATTACTCCGTCACGCAGCGGACGTATTGTTTTCAGGTTCGCATGCGTTTTTCCCTGCATTTGCCGGGCTTTTTCACCTATTGCAACAAGCTTTTCAGTTTTTAGGTCAATGGTAACGATCGATGGCTCGTCAACAACAATTTTATCGTTGTGGATAATAATGGTGTTGGCTGTTCCAAGGTCGATTGCAATTTCCTGCGTTAAAAATGAAAACAATCCCATTTGTATGTCTATTTTTCTTTGTTTAAAATTTTAATTAACAGTCGTTTGACATGTTAAAGCAGTCAATAGTCATTAGTAAAATGTCAATGGTTGAAGTCTCTGGAAATATTTCCTAATGACTATTGACCAATGGCTAATTTCTGATTTTAGTGTTTGAAATGTCTCACTCCTGTGAATACCATTGCAATGCCAAATTCGTCACAGGCCGCGATTACTTCTTCGTCGCGAATACTGCCACCAGGTTCTACAATGTATTTTATCCCGAATTCGTTGGCAGCTTCAACGCTGTCTCTGAAAGGGAAAAATGCATCTGAGATCAATACTGAATCTTCAATACGAATGCCTTCTTTTAGATTGAATCTCGGAATGGTTAATTGGCGCAAACTATCTAGTCGGTTGGGTTGTCCCATTCCAGCTCCGGTGAGCCAGAAAGATCCGTCTGGATTTTGTGTTACCAGGGCAATCGCATTACTTTTTAAATGTTTGCAGGCGGTAATGCCAAATTTCGACAGATTCATTTTTGAATTGTCAAATTGTATTTTTGTTACATTTTTGAATTCAGTTTCCAGACCTTCGTCTTCATCCTGAATGAGTAAACCTCCACTGATCGAACGGTAGAGTTTCTCTCCGGCAATTTCAGGTTTTACAGGGGTTTCCAAAACGCGAAGGTTTTTCTTTTTGCCCAGCACTTCCAGAGCTTCAGGAGTGTAGCCAGTCGCAATAATTATTTCAACAAATCGTTTATTGAACCATTCGGCTATTGTTTGGTCAATCTCTCCGGTAAAACAAACGATACCTCCGTAGGCGCTAACCGGATCGCCAGCCCAAGCCAGTTCGAGCGATTTCAGAATATCATCAGTAACAGCAAGTCCGCATGGATTTAAATGTTTGACTACCGAAACGGCAATTTTATTTGCTAAATGAGTTACTGAATGGAAGGCGTCACTCGCTGATTTCCATGCAGCATCGGCATCGAGCATGTTGTTGTACGAAAGGGCTTTCCCTTGCAATACTTTTGCATTCGAGAGTGTAATGTCTGAATTTGTGTTGTTGAATTTGAAGAAAGTAGCCGACTGGTGAGGGTTTTCGCCATAGCGTAAAACCTGTCCGTCGTTAACACTAATGCGGGCTTCTTCTGATTTTTCGCCGTTAAAATAATTGAAGATGGCGCTATCGTAATGCGATGAAGTCGCAAAAGCTAAACGTGCAAATTCTTTACGGTCGGCAAGTGAAGTTGCTCCTTCTTTTTCGATGAGCAAATCGAGTAGTGTCTGGTATTGGTTACGAGATGATACAATAACCACATCGTTGAAGTTTTTGGCAGCAGCGCGAATCAGCGAAATACCGCCAATGTCAATTTTTTCAATGATGTCTTCGTCTGATGCTCCTGAAGCAACGGTTTCTTCAAATGGATAAAGGTCAACAATAACTAAATCGATTTCAGGAATTTCGTATTTGGCAATTTGTTGCTGGTCCCCTGTATTGTCTCTGCGGTTCAAAATTCCGCCAAATACTTTTGGATGAAGGGTTTTTACACGTCCTCCCAGAATTGAAGGGTAACTTGTAAGTTCTTCTACCGCAATAACGGGAGTTCCAAGTTCTTCAATAAACGATTGTGTTCCACCAGTTGAATAGATTGTAACGCCTGATTCGTCAAGTCTTTTAACAATCTGATCTAACTTATCTTTGTGATATACTGAAATTAACGCCGATTTAATTGTTTTTAAGTCCTTCATCAATAATCCTTTTGTATTTTGGGCTCAAAGATAATAAAACACCTTGATTTTTTCCTCTACCTATCTTACTAATTAAGCTTAATCTAACATTTATAATTAGATTCTAATTTCGATGATGCATCTTTGACGCACGGGTATAAATATCTTAACGGACGGATCGCTTCTTTGTTATAGAAAAGTAAAAACAAATATAAAGCTGACAGTGAGATTTATTCAGATAACGGGTTTGCAGCACTGTAGATATTTATGGTCTGGTTTTATTCTGAACATTTCTCTTTTGTATTCATTTTGAGTGGGTTGAGGTTGGTTGGCAGATTATCCGATTTTATTTCCTGCAATTTTTCAAATTATCTGTAATCATTTCAGAAATCAGTAACTAATTTTTCAGATTCCGGAAATTCCGGTTTCGTTTTTGACTTACTTTTGGTTTTTAGAAAGCAATTGCTGTTTCTGTTTCAGGATTGTTTTATATTTACTTTTCAATTCGGGGAAATATGCTTTTAACCAGATTAATAATAGAGAGTTTTTCATTTGCCTTTGGATCGCTCAGAGGAAATAAGTTACGCACATTTCTTTCGCTATTGGGAATTACCATCGGAATTTTTGCCATTATTTCTGTTTTTACGGTGATCGATTCATTGGAAGGATACATTCGGAATAGCCTGAATTCGTTGGGCAGCAACATGGTTTACATTCAGAAATGGCCATGGGCTCCGCCTGAAGGTGAATCGGAGTATCCCTGGTGGAAATACATGAACCGGCCCGTGCCTACCATGGAGGAAGCCGACGAATTGGCTCGTCGTTCGAAGAACATCGAGGATGCCGTGTATTTTTTTGGTTTTAACCGTACTGTACAGTTCGAAAACAGCAAGGCTGAAAATACCGAGATTTTGGCAACCACTCACGACTTAATTAATACATGGAGTCTCGACATTGAAAAAGGGCGATATTTTACCGAGTCAGAGTCGAACTCCGGAGCCAGTCTGGCTATTTTGGGCAGCGAACTTGCTCTTAAACTTTTCGACAAAGAGGACCCCATCGGTAAAATGATTAAAATTCAAGGTCACAGGTTACAGGTTATTGGTGTTTATTTGAAGAAGGGGACTGATATGTTCAATACCAGCATGGATAAGCGGGTTCACATTCCGGTTGTTTATGCCATGAGCATGGTTGATGTGCGCGATCGCGACCAGGGTCAGGCCATTAATATAAAGGCCAAGCCTGACGCCGATCATGATGAATTTGTTTCTGAAATTGAAGGAACGATGCGTTCGCTTCGGCGATTGCGACCTTTGGAAGAAAACGATTTTGCAATTAATGAAGTGAGTGTGATTTCGAACCGTTTCGATGCATTTTTTAAGGTCTTCAATTTTGCCGGATGGATCATTGGCGGTTTCAGTATTCTGGTAGGTGGTTTCGGAATTGCCAATATCATGTTTGTATCAGTTAAAGAACGAACAAAAATTATAGGAATTCAAAAGGCCCTTGGAGCCAAGAAATATTTCATTCTGCTTCAGTTTATTTTTGAAGCAGTGGTGCTTTCTTTGGTTGGAGGTGTTATTGGACTTATCCTTATATTTATAGGCACACTCATCTTTAGCTATGTTGCTGATATGACGATTGCCTTGTCCATGGCCAATATCATTTTGGGCTTAACCATTTCGGGTGTCATTGGCATTCTGGCCGGGTTCATTCCTGCCCTTTCGGCTTCGCGGCTCGATCCGGTTGAGGCGATGAACAGCATTTAATAGTTCGTTAAGCTTATCCATTATGCTTCGACTCCTTTGGCGGGTTCAGAAGCCAGATATTCAAAAAACAAGTCAGGGTTTCACTCCAGAAGTGAAACCCTGACTTGTTTTTTGAGGGGATAGTTAGTATAGGATAGTGATTAGCGGTAAGCAAATTTCAATTGGACGAATGCGAATGGTTATACATGTAATATCTGAATAGAATGTTGTAGATAATCAGATAAAAAATCATAACTCCCGACGAAACAATGAAAATTGCCAGACCATAAATCAGGAATATACAGCAAATCCACAATAACAGGGTAATAAATAAGGAATTATACAATGCTTTTATCCTGAACAAATTTAATAGTTCTGATTCATTCATTTCTTTTGAAAAAGAAATGATAGTTATTCCTGCAATTAAAAGTACAGTTGACAATTCGTCCAGAATATTGGTTTGCGCCCAAACAAAGTATCTTGTTTCCATGTAGGCACTCACCATTGCAAAGATTCTGATGTTGAAGAGATCAGGTTTCCCTCCTCGGAAATACAACCAGGCACAAGCCAGTGAGACCAGAATTGAAATCAGTCCGTAAAATCTTGAGCGGTGCGAAAACAGAAGCAATTTGGGTTCCATTGATCCTGTTATCAGTTTTGATTGGCGCTTGAAACTCCAATTGTTTTCGAAGTGCCGTCTTCAAACAGTAATTTTACTCCAACGATGCCAAATTTATGATTATAAATAAACTCTGTCCCTGCATATCCAGGAACATTTCGCCCAGTTTCTTTTACTTTTATTGTTTTGATGTACATTCCGCCCCAATAATAGGTGTCTTCGTTTGATACTTCTGTGACTTCTCTTTTAATCGTGCTGCCTCCGTGATTAAGTGACCAGGTATCTCCAACTTTTGCATCGTTTTTTACAAGCGTTAATGTACCTTCATCAAATACAGTCTCCATACCCTCTGATGTGATTTTGCAATTACAGTTACAGGACACTGTATTGCCCGAAACAGTTACATCTTTAGATGTTTTAAGTAGATTAAGATAAGTCTGATTGGTCACAGTTCCTGTATATGTTACTTTTGAAATCCCATTGGAGAGATCTGTTACTTTGGCAGAAACTCCGGAAATGCCAGATGGAATTCCAGATAACTGAAATGTGTTGTTCACACTTCCGATGGCTGATTGGGTGCCGCCAAGCGAACCTGCATCGTCATCTTTTTGGCAGGAAGTAAACGTTGCAATAACGCTAAGCACGATAACTAGCGATAAAATTTTTGGTTTCATAGTAATTGAATTTTGGTTGTTGATTTTTTTGTATTGTATAGTATGGTTACATTTGAGATAAAATTAGTTGAAGTTGGAATGAGGAGTGGTTCAAATGAACAAAATGAGAGGTTCAAATCGTAAAAATCAACTAACTGGTATTGACTTTGACTTATGGATCATTTAAAACTAACCTTATTAGTTTCGTCGTTTATAATTCCTCTGATACTGGCAATTACGTTGTTCGTTTCTTCGAAGAATAATTTGTCGAAAAAGATTATGGGTTTTGGGTTGTTAAACGCCTTTTTTGTATTTCTGGCCAATTATATTTATTTCTATAAGTTATTCGAAACCTATTCTTATGTTCACAGCTTGCACATTGCCACTGTTCTTTGGATTTTCCCTTCGATATATCTTTACATTAAATCGATTGTTGAAAGTGAAAAACAGTTGAAAAAAGAGTTCTGGCATTTCCTCCCGGGGTTTGTTTTTGGAATTACTTCAGCAATTCTTTTCGGGCTGCTATTGAGCCACGACGAAAAAATCTATTATTTGTCGAATTACAGGAGCGGAGTTCAATTTGAGAGTCAAAACATCAAAATGGTTTCTGTTTTTCGTTCCACCGACGTTTTACTAATTGTTGGGCAAGTCATTTATTATTCAGTAAAATTTATCCAGATACCGAATAAGTACCAGCTTGAATTAAATGAAGAATATTCCAATATCGAGAATTTCTCTATCAACTGGCTAAAATGGTTTAATGTGTCGTTTGTTTCCATTGGACTATTATGTGTATCTTTTTATATGTTTAATCCATTTCACGAAAAAAATGACTTTTTTCTGATTCTGTTTCTGTTTTCCATTTCAGCTTTTATTTGGGTGCTTGGAATTTGGTCGTTCAAGCAAAAGAAACCGGAAGTTGTTTTGGATTCAATTCAGGAGCTTTCTGCCGAGAACAGCGATTCTCTGAAAATAAAGGAAGAAGAGTTGGCTAAAAGTCTGATGGCTTATTTCGAAAAGGAGAAGCCTTATTTACAACCCGACCTTACGTTGACGACCGTAAGTAAGGTCATTGGAACAAACAGAACCTATCTTTCAGCGGTTATTAACAGTAATTTTGGGGTGAATTTCAATGTTTTTGTGAATCAGTTTCGAGTGCGTTATATCGAAGATTATCTAAAACAATACCCGAAAACAACAAAAGAAGAATTAGTCGACATCGGAGGTTTTGGCTCTATTAGTTCGCTAAAACGGGCTATGAAAAAAGTGGATAACAACTAATTCGGATCGTGAATCCCTGATTGTCTTTGTTCGCAATATTAACAAATTCACGTTTAAAGGAAGGTTGGCACTTATTTCACTTTGGAAAATAAGTACATTATGTATTTTAGTGCTGCGTTCGAAGAACAACCTTCGGACGCTGAATCTTGTTTATGTCAGTAAATAAAATAAAAACCGAAATCTGCCTGAATTGTGAAACGCATTTGCGTCCTGAAGATAATTATTGTCCGAATTGTGGACAAAAGAACACCACGCACATCATTCCACTAAAACACATTTTACTGGAAACTTTTGAAGACTTTTTCCATTTCGACACAAAGCTGTGGAATACGATTAAAACTACGTTTGCCCATCCGGGGAAAATTACACGCGATTACCTGGAGGGCAAGCGGGCACGCTATGTGCCACCAGTGAAATTTTACATTTTCATTAGTTTTATTTTCTTTTTACTGTTGGGCAAACTTAGCGATCATGCCATTGATGAACGCAAAAATCCACAAGATTGGAATCTAACCATTTCGAAATCCATGAGTATTTCACTCAACGAGTTGCTTGGAGAGAAGAAATTGTATTACAGTAAAGATTCGAACGATGTGCGCCTGATTGAGTTTGACTTTACCTCGAAGGATAGCCTTCAGAGGTATTTGGTACAACTCAAATCGGCTCCCGACTCGGTCATTAACAAACTGCTGGTTGAGGACGATATGGATACAACCGCCAATGTAAGGAAGAACTTTCGCAATTTGCTTGCGCTTATTCCAGAACATAGTTCAGCTTTGGATTCGATGAAACAGAACTATTTTGTTGATGGCAAATTTGAATTCGAAACAGCAGAAGAATATAATCAGTTTAAAGAAAAAATTCGTGATTATTCTGATGCGCAGATTGATTCGGTATTGATCTCGAAGGGGGAAAATGCCAATTGGGTCAACCGGCAATTGTTAAGGAAATTTCGAAAGTTTGACTGGAAAGACAAAGATGATATGAAGGTGCTTATTCATGCCGTTTTGAAAAGTATCTCTTTAACCATGTTTGTAATGATGCCAGTCACAGCGTTATTACTTTTGCTCATATTTTACCGGAAGAAATACTATTATGAACATTTAATATTTTCGATTCATATACATACCATCTTTTTTCTCATCCTGAGTTTAGTTCTTGGTATTCAGATTTTCATTAGTGATAGTTTGGGCAATATGTTATGGAGTTGGACATTTCTTATTTGTTTGATTTATCTCGTTTTGTCGCTTAAGTACAATTACAAGCAACCCTGGGGCAAAACAATCGCCAAATTTTTACTAATGTCGATGCCATACTTAATTATTAGTCTGACACTTGCTGTAGTTGCGATTGTTTACGGGTTTTTAGCTTAAGATGGTGGAGAAAGAATATCTATTTTCGATTTACAAATAGCTCTGTTGATTTTGCCCTTTTAGCAATACTCATTAATTGAAATACCTGGAATATTCTTCCGGTAATTCTTTGATCGATTTGATTCGAATGTCTTTGAAATAGACTTCGGCGGCTTCGCTTTGAAGTTGAATTTTACCTTTGGTCAATGGAATTGATTTTCCATCTTTCATGTATCGTGAGTTTTGGAGAACCATAACGACATGCCCGTTCACGATACGAACGCTTTTGTCGCCAAAACAAATCAATTCAAGGGTTGTCCATTCGCCAACCGGACTTTCGTAATCCGCGCTGCGCAAACAAAAGCCATCGAGCCCTGTTCCCGGACCAATTGGCAGGAAGGGTTGTTTTTGGCTCGCAACGGTGTTCATGTTGCCTTCCGGAATAAATGCCCGAACATCGATAGCCGAACTCGCAATTCCCCAATGATCGCCCATGTGTCCTTCCATAATCTGAAATTCCTGCGAAAGCATCCAGGAGCGCCAGTAATCGACGCCACATTCGCCAATTGAATGATACAATAAGCCTGAATCTTTCAACTTCTCTATGCGAGGCTCCCATTTTTTATCGCCCCATTTTACTTTCAAAGTCAAATGGTAATTCTCAAATTCCTGTTTGGTGAATACACACCCGTATATTTCACCTGTGATGTGCAATACCGGTTCGCCATTTACTTCTTCAACCGTAAAAACGTTACTCTTGTTTTTATTGTAACCAACAGGTTCAATCAAATTGCCACTTTCATCTTTCGGTTGTTCACCTTTAAAACTGTTTGTGAAGCTGAAACTCTGGTAAACTTCCCATTGAGAAAGATTTTTGTCGAGTAAGTTGACCCATTTTTCGTTTGAAGGAGTGAATGAACTAAAACTAAACAGTAGCACAAATGCGATAGTTGATTTGATTAAATAATTCAGATTCATAGTTCTAGTCTTGTGGTTTATTTGCTGTTTACTGCGACTGATCACTGTTTTTTGACTGTTGCCCAATCAACCTCACGATCTTTTCAAACTCAGTCACACCCAATTGCTCCGGACGTTTGTCGAATATCGGGTTGGCCTTTAATTCGTCAGTTGTAATCATCGTTTTTAATGAATTGCGCATGGTTTTTCGCCGCTGGTTGAACGCCATTTTTACGATGCCTTTAAAAAGCTTTTCATCGCAATTCAGCTTTTCGGTTTTATTCCGAGTCAGGCGGATGACTCCTGATTTTACTTTTGGCGGCGGCGTAAATACATCTTCATGTACGGTAAACAAATATTCAATGTCGTAATAGGCTTGAAGAAATACGCTCAGTATTCCATAGGTTTTCGATCCGGGACCGGCAGCCAGCCTTTCGGCAACCTCTTTCTGAAGCATTCCAACAACTTCAGGAATTTGGTTGTGGTATTCGAGAACCTTAAAGAATATCTGTGACGAGATGTTGTACGGGAAATTACCAATAATAGCAAAAGGTTCAGCAAAATGGTTGTGCAGGTTTAATCTCAGAAAGTCTGCCGAAATAATTCGTTCTTTGATTTCAGTGAAATGCGAATTCAGGTAATCAACCGATTCGCGGTCGATTTCAACCACCGAAGTTTCATACGCTTTGTTTTCCAGCAGAAATTGAGTCAGAACTCCCATTCCAGGTCCAATTTCCAATACTTTTTTCACATTGGTTGCCCGAAGACTCTCAACGATTTCTTTCGCAATATTCTTATCGTTTAAAAAATGCTGCCCCAAATTCTTTTTTGCCCTTACGTTTGCCATAATTCTTTAGGTGTTGCCTGACCTCGTTTTTAATTATTGATAAAAAACTGCCCGATTTAAAACAAATCTGTATTTTTGCCACGATGGCAGGTTTTGTGCCGCGACAAAAGTACGTTAATTTCGGATGTTATTACAAACGCATTCATCTCAATAAATAAAAGAGCTTGAAACAAAATATACTTAAAACCCTCAAATTTGTCTCCTTCTTTGCGCTCGGGATATTCATATTCTGGATGGTTTATAAAGATCAGGATTTTAATCGTATAAAAAGCATTTTAACCAACGATGTTAATTATTTCTGGATTGTGGTTTCGCTCTTGCTCGGCTTGTTAAGCCACGTTAGCCGAACGATACGCTGGAATTTGCTGATTGAACCACTGGGAAGGAAACCACGGCTGATGAATACATTTTTAGCGGTAATGGTTGGTTATCTCATGAATTTGGCTTTACCTCGGATGGGCGAAATATCGAGATGTGGAGTTATTGCACGATACGAAAAAATATCGTTTACCAAGTTGGTAGGTACAGTGGTTACTGAGCGTCTGATTGATGTTTTGATGTTGCTTATCCTTTTGGTAATAGTTGTTCTGACTCAATTTGGACAGGTGCTTGAATTTCTGAACAATAACCCTGAAGTTAATGAAAAGCTGCAAAAAGTAATTTACTCGCCAGTGCTGATTGGTGGATTATTGTTATTTTTTGCCGTTTTATGGCTTAGTCGTCACAAGATTCGCGAAAGTTCATTAATGAAAAGGGTGATGGGTTTTGTAGGCCAGTTCGTTGAAGGTTTTCGCAGCATCGGTAAAATGAAGAGGAAAGGTTCATTTATTTTTCACTCGGTATTCATCTGGGTTTTGTATTACCTGATGATGTATCTGATATTCTTTTCCTTTGGATTTACTTCGAATTTAGGTCCATTGGCCGGATTAACCGTATTTGTTTTGGGAAGTTTTGGCATGGTGGCTCCGGTGCAGGGTGGTATTGGCGCCTGGCACTTTATGGTCATTGAGGGACTTGCTCTTTATGGCGTTGACAGGGTTGATGGGAAAGTGTTCGCTTTACTTGCACATGGCACCTCAACCGTAATGCTGATCGTGCTTGGCCTTATTGGAGTATTGGTTCTGCCATTTGTAAACGAACGCGAAGAAGTATTGGAAAATAGTCATTAGTCATTTAAATTTCCCAATGATGAATGACTTTCCCAAGAAAGTAAATTAAGTAGTAATATATAGTATTGTATTAGTCTTTTAGCTACCCCTAAATCCCCTAGAGGGGACTTAGCTCGCTGCTAGTCGGTTGCGTTATTCGCAACCAAAGCCCCTTCATGGGTTTGGGGTAAAAAAAATGAAAATAAATAGGTTACAGTAATTAGTCAAAAGTCAATAGAAAATTGAATATAAACCTTTACATAGCCAGACGGATTTTTTCCTCGAAAGAAAATCGGGAAAATCTTTCACACCGGATCGTAAACATTGCCCTTTTCGGTATAGTTCTCGGTTTGGTAGTGCTGATTTTGTCAGTGGCTATTGTTACCGGTTATAAATCGGAAGTTGGGCGCAAGGTTATCGGCTTCGGTTCTCACTTGCAGATTGTTAATCTCGATTCCAATCAATCGTTCGAAACCAGTCCAATTAGTCAGAATCAGCCATTTCTTCCTGAACTCAAAAGTATTGAAGGTATCCGTCATGTTCAGATCTTTGCAACCAAACCTGGCATTATTCGCACCGATGACGAAATTCAGGGCGTTGTGCTGAAGGGAATCGGACCTGATTTCGACTGGTCATTTTTTCAGGAAAATAAAGTGGCAGGCGAAACTTTTCAGGTTCAGGACACTGTTCGAAGCAACAAAATCTGGATTTCGAAACAAATGGCCGACTTGCTTAAACTGAAGCTGGGCGATGATCTCAATATGTTTTTTATCAATGGATCGGAGTTTGTGCCACGTCAGCGTAAATTTCAACTGGCCGGAATTTACAAAACCAGTCTCGAAGAGTTCGACCGGATGTTTGTTTTGGTTGACATCAACCACATTCGTCGGTTAAATAACTGGAAGGAAGATCAGATCAGTGGTTTCGAGATTCTGGTCAACGATTTTAAGGAACTCGAGCCAGTTGAAAAAGACGTAAATGATTTGCTCCTGAGAAATACAACCCCCGACAGCCCGGTTTTACAGGTTGTTAGTATCAAGGAAAAATACAGGCATATTTTCGATTGGCTGGGCTTGCTTGATATGAATGTGTGGGTGATTTTAACACTAATGGTTCTGGTGGCCGGATTTAATATGGTTTCGAGCCTGCTGGTTATTATTCTCGAACGTACCCAAATGATTGGAATCCTAAAAGCCATGGGAGCGCGCAATTGGAGCATCCGAAAAGTGTTTCTCTATTTTTCGGTTATGCTGATTCTGAAAGCGCTGGTATGGGGAAATATTCTGGGTATTGGCATTTGTCTTATTCAGCAGTACACGCATGTTTTCAAGCTCGATCCAAGTTCGTATTACCTCGAATATGTTCCAATACATCTGACTGTTTTGCACCTGGTTTTGCTGAATGTCGGAACCGTTTTGATAACAGTACTGATGCTGCTGTTGCCTTCCTATTTTATTACTAAAGTTTCTCCTGAAAAAACGATTCGCTTCGAATAAAAAAAGGACTGATTGCTTTTGTTAAAAATCATCATTTGAAAGGTCGGTTTTTCCCATTTCGATTGCCCGTTAGGTTGAATTAAGCCAACATTAAATCATTTTTTTATCCGAAAAATAATTGAAGCTTTGCCTGCGTTAAGCTCCTAATTCGTTAATTTTAGACAATGTATTCTGCGGTTAAAACATATCTGAAAGAATATTTGCAGGGCGAATTGCCAGGCATCAATGCGCATTCAAAAATGCTTCCTCCCGGCAGGCGTTTAAAGACGAATGCCAATGAACTTTCGTCGGTAAAAATGAGCAGTGTTTTATTGCTCCTTTTTCCTGAAGGTGAACAACTATACATTTGTTTAACTAAACGCCCGCATACCATGAAGCACCATCCGGGGCAGATTAGTTTTCCCGGAGGAAAGGTTGAGAAAGACGATACTTCCGCAGAGATGACTGCTTTGCGC is a window from the Aquipluma nitroreducens genome containing:
- the purH gene encoding bifunctional phosphoribosylaminoimidazolecarboxamide formyltransferase/IMP cyclohydrolase, encoding MKDLKTIKSALISVYHKDKLDQIVKRLDESGVTIYSTGGTQSFIEELGTPVIAVEELTSYPSILGGRVKTLHPKVFGGILNRRDNTGDQQQIAKYEIPEIDLVIVDLYPFEETVASGASDEDIIEKIDIGGISLIRAAAKNFNDVVIVSSRNQYQTLLDLLIEKEGATSLADRKEFARLAFATSSHYDSAIFNYFNGEKSEEARISVNDGQVLRYGENPHQSATFFKFNNTNSDITLSNAKVLQGKALSYNNMLDADAAWKSASDAFHSVTHLANKIAVSVVKHLNPCGLAVTDDILKSLELAWAGDPVSAYGGIVCFTGEIDQTIAEWFNKRFVEIIIATGYTPEALEVLGKKKNLRVLETPVKPEIAGEKLYRSISGGLLIQDEDEGLETEFKNVTKIQFDNSKMNLSKFGITACKHLKSNAIALVTQNPDGSFWLTGAGMGQPNRLDSLRQLTIPRFNLKEGIRIEDSVLISDAFFPFRDSVEAANEFGIKYIVEPGGSIRDEEVIAACDEFGIAMVFTGVRHFKH
- a CDS encoding ABC transporter permease, which gives rise to MLLTRLIIESFSFAFGSLRGNKLRTFLSLLGITIGIFAIISVFTVIDSLEGYIRNSLNSLGSNMVYIQKWPWAPPEGESEYPWWKYMNRPVPTMEEADELARRSKNIEDAVYFFGFNRTVQFENSKAENTEILATTHDLINTWSLDIEKGRYFTESESNSGASLAILGSELALKLFDKEDPIGKMIKIQGHRLQVIGVYLKKGTDMFNTSMDKRVHIPVVYAMSMVDVRDRDQGQAINIKAKPDADHDEFVSEIEGTMRSLRRLRPLEENDFAINEVSVISNRFDAFFKVFNFAGWIIGGFSILVGGFGIANIMFVSVKERTKIIGIQKALGAKKYFILLQFIFEAVVLSLVGGVIGLILIFIGTLIFSYVADMTIALSMANIILGLTISGVIGILAGFIPALSASRLDPVEAMNSI
- a CDS encoding helix-turn-helix domain-containing protein; its protein translation is MDHLKLTLLVSSFIIPLILAITLFVSSKNNLSKKIMGFGLLNAFFVFLANYIYFYKLFETYSYVHSLHIATVLWIFPSIYLYIKSIVESEKQLKKEFWHFLPGFVFGITSAILFGLLLSHDEKIYYLSNYRSGVQFESQNIKMVSVFRSTDVLLIVGQVIYYSVKFIQIPNKYQLELNEEYSNIENFSINWLKWFNVSFVSIGLLCVSFYMFNPFHEKNDFFLILFLFSISAFIWVLGIWSFKQKKPEVVLDSIQELSAENSDSLKIKEEELAKSLMAYFEKEKPYLQPDLTLTTVSKVIGTNRTYLSAVINSNFGVNFNVFVNQFRVRYIEDYLKQYPKTTKEELVDIGGFGSISSLKRAMKKVDNN
- a CDS encoding rod shape-determining protein, translated to MGLFSFLTQEIAIDLGTANTIIIHNDKIVVDEPSIVTIDLKTEKLVAIGEKARQMQGKTHANLKTIRPLRDGVIADFNAAEQMIRGMIKMMNPKSRFFAPSLRMVVCIPSGSTEVEIRAVRDSSEHAGGRDVYMIYEPMAAAIGIGLDVEAPEGNMVVDIGGGTTEIAVISLGGLVTNKSIRIAGDDLTADIMEYMRHQHNIKIGERTAEEIKINVGSALSQLDNPPADYVIQGPNQMTALPIEVPVSYQEISHCLEKSINKIETAILSALEQTPPELYSDIVARGIWLAGGGALLRGLAKRFTDKINIQFHVAEDPLRAVARGTGIALKNVNKFSFLIR
- the mreC gene encoding rod shape-determining protein MreC, which gives rise to MRSLFRFLLRNYFVMMFLVLEAISFSLIVSLNNYQRVAFVNSSNDIVGTLYERFSHFDDYFSLSRTNARLAAENASLHKQLEFRIRNQEKYPINRPDTVDAPAYYFTSAKVISNSVNKQFNYISLNKGSRQGIKPDMGVISADGVVGVITNVSPNYSTGLSLLNKRLSIPAKINKNNYFGALVWDGEHANTADLKEIPFHIIVNVGDTVVTSGYSSIFPEGIMIGTIKNFDVESGTNFYNIKVELSTNFRTLKYVEVVKNTKQDELKRLESNNVGE